Proteins found in one Zea mays cultivar B73 chromosome 1, Zm-B73-REFERENCE-NAM-5.0, whole genome shotgun sequence genomic segment:
- the LOC100282248 gene encoding TBC domain containing protein isoform X1: MKRWGSSGQAADSFYQVRPDCSQNVPNTKFKIKAGKTLSVRKWHAAFTRDGCLDIASVLSRIQRGGVHPTIRGEVWEFLLGCFDPGSTFDERDQIRERRRMQYARWKEECKEMDSHVGSGKIITAPIITEDGFPIKDPLVLLEATSDTQGTSIATGNSGNGIENRVLDKQIIDWKLTLHQIGLDVLRTDRTMVFYENKDNISKLWDILAVYAWIDKEVGYCQGMSDLCSPMIVLLHNEADAFWCFERLMRRLRGNFRCTQQSVGVENQLQHLASIIQVLDPKLHGHLERLGGGDYLFAFRMFMVLFRRELSFGDSLYLWEMMWALEYDPGICSTYEEDNTGAVVHKIEGKVKSIRQFGKYERENMKKRANDGDGPVPISVFLVASVLKENSTKLLQEARGIDDIIRILNNVNGNLDAKRACVVALKLHRKYHKKEKKS; the protein is encoded by the exons ATGAAGAGATGGGGCAGCAGCGGACAGGCCGCCGATTCCTTCTACCAGGTCCGCCCCGATTGCAGCCAAAACGTCCCCAACACCAAGTTCAAGATCAAG GCGGGGAAGACACTGAGCGTTAGGAAATGGCATGCTGCGTTCACGCGTGATGGATGCCTGGATATCGCCTCTGTTCTGAGCCGCATACAGAGAGGG GGTGTGCACCCCACGATCAGGGGAGAGGTTTGGGAGTTCTTGCTCGGCTGCTTTGACCCTGGGAGCACCTTCGATGAGAGGGACCAGATTAGGGAGCGGAGAAG GATGCAGTATGCCAGATGGAAGGAAGAATGCAAAGAGATGGATTCTCATGTCGGCAGTGGTAAAATCATCACCGCCCCGATTATAACTGAGGATGGATTCCCTATTAAGGATCCGTTGGTATTACTTGAGGCTACTTCAGACACGCAAGGTACTTCAATCGCCACCGGCAACAGTGGAAATGGAATTGAGAACCGTGTCTTGGATAAACAAATTATTGACTGGAAGCTTACCTTACATCAAATAG GCCTTGATGTTCTGCGCACTGACCGCACCATGGTATTTTATGAGAACAAAGATAACATTTCAAAGTTGTGGGATATTCTTGCTGTCTATGCATGGATCGACAAAGAAGTTGGTTATTGTCAAG GAATGAGTGATTTATGTTCACCCATGATAGTGCTACTCCACAATGAAGCAGATGCATTTTGGTGCTTTGAGAGATTGATGCGTAGACTG CGAGGTAATTTCAGATGCACACAACAGTCTGTTGGGGTGGAAAACCAGCTTCAGCATCTTGCTTCTATCATTCAGGTGCTTGATCCAAAGTTACATGGCCACCTAG AAAGACTTGGCGGGGGTGACTATCTCTTCGCATTCCGCATGTTCATGGTATTGTTCCGGCGAGAACTATCATTTGGGGACTCCTTGTACCTTTGGGAG ATGATGTGGGCTCTCGAATATGATCCTGGCATTTGCTCCACTTATGAAGAGGATAATACTGGGGCTGTGGTCCACAAAATTGAAGGAAAGGTAAAATCAATACGTCAGTTTGGTAAGTACGAGAGGGAGAATATGAAGAAGAGGGCAAACGATGGTGATGGACCTGTCCCTATTTCGGTCTTCCTGGTTGCTAGTGTCCTAAAAGAGAACAGTACAAAGCTTCTGCAAGAGGCTCGAGGGATTGATGACATTATTAGG ATATTGAATAATGTTAATGGAAATCTGGACGCCAAAAGAGCTTGCGTTGTTGCACTAAAGCTTCATAGGAAGTATCACAAAAAG GAAAAGAAATCCTAA
- the LOC100282248 gene encoding TBC domain containing protein produces MKRWGSSGQAADSFYQVRPDCSQNVPNTKFKIKAGKTLSVRKWHAAFTRDGCLDIASVLSRIQRGGVHPTIRGEVWEFLLGCFDPGSTFDERDQIRERRRMQYARWKEECKEMDSHVGSGKIITAPIITEDGFPIKDPLVLLEATSDTQGTSIATGNSGNGIENRVLDKQIIDWKLTLHQIGLDVLRTDRTMVFYENKDNISKLWDILAVYAWIDKEVGYCQGMSDLCSPMIVLLHNEADAFWCFERLMRRLRGNFRCTQQSVGVENQLQHLASIIQVLDPKLHGHLERLGGGDYLFAFRMFMVLFRRELSFGDSLYLWEMMWALEYDPGICSTYEEDNTGAVVHKIEGKVKSIRQFGKYERENMKKRANDGDGPVPISVFLVASVLKENSTKLLQEARGIDDIIRILNNVNGNLDAKRACVVALKLHRKYHKKLQEKKS; encoded by the exons ATGAAGAGATGGGGCAGCAGCGGACAGGCCGCCGATTCCTTCTACCAGGTCCGCCCCGATTGCAGCCAAAACGTCCCCAACACCAAGTTCAAGATCAAG GCGGGGAAGACACTGAGCGTTAGGAAATGGCATGCTGCGTTCACGCGTGATGGATGCCTGGATATCGCCTCTGTTCTGAGCCGCATACAGAGAGGG GGTGTGCACCCCACGATCAGGGGAGAGGTTTGGGAGTTCTTGCTCGGCTGCTTTGACCCTGGGAGCACCTTCGATGAGAGGGACCAGATTAGGGAGCGGAGAAG GATGCAGTATGCCAGATGGAAGGAAGAATGCAAAGAGATGGATTCTCATGTCGGCAGTGGTAAAATCATCACCGCCCCGATTATAACTGAGGATGGATTCCCTATTAAGGATCCGTTGGTATTACTTGAGGCTACTTCAGACACGCAAGGTACTTCAATCGCCACCGGCAACAGTGGAAATGGAATTGAGAACCGTGTCTTGGATAAACAAATTATTGACTGGAAGCTTACCTTACATCAAATAG GCCTTGATGTTCTGCGCACTGACCGCACCATGGTATTTTATGAGAACAAAGATAACATTTCAAAGTTGTGGGATATTCTTGCTGTCTATGCATGGATCGACAAAGAAGTTGGTTATTGTCAAG GAATGAGTGATTTATGTTCACCCATGATAGTGCTACTCCACAATGAAGCAGATGCATTTTGGTGCTTTGAGAGATTGATGCGTAGACTG CGAGGTAATTTCAGATGCACACAACAGTCTGTTGGGGTGGAAAACCAGCTTCAGCATCTTGCTTCTATCATTCAGGTGCTTGATCCAAAGTTACATGGCCACCTAG AAAGACTTGGCGGGGGTGACTATCTCTTCGCATTCCGCATGTTCATGGTATTGTTCCGGCGAGAACTATCATTTGGGGACTCCTTGTACCTTTGGGAG ATGATGTGGGCTCTCGAATATGATCCTGGCATTTGCTCCACTTATGAAGAGGATAATACTGGGGCTGTGGTCCACAAAATTGAAGGAAAGGTAAAATCAATACGTCAGTTTGGTAAGTACGAGAGGGAGAATATGAAGAAGAGGGCAAACGATGGTGATGGACCTGTCCCTATTTCGGTCTTCCTGGTTGCTAGTGTCCTAAAAGAGAACAGTACAAAGCTTCTGCAAGAGGCTCGAGGGATTGATGACATTATTAGG ATATTGAATAATGTTAATGGAAATCTGGACGCCAAAAGAGCTTGCGTTGTTGCACTAAAGCTTCATAGGAAGTATCACAAAAAG TTGCAGGAAAAGAAATCCTAA
- the LOC100282248 gene encoding TBC domain containing protein isoform X2, with product MKRWGSSGQAADSFYQVRPDCSQNVPNTKFKIKAGKTLSVRKWHAAFTRDGCLDIASVLSRIQRGGVHPTIRGEVWEFLLGCFDPGSTFDERDQIRERRRMQYARWKEECKEMDSHVGSGKIITAPIITEDGFPIKDPLVLLEATSDTQGTSIATGNSGNGIENRVLDKQIIDWKLTLHQIGLDVLRTDRTMVFYENKDNISKLWDILAVYAWIDKEVGYCQGMSDLCSPMIVLLHNEADAFWCFERLMRRLRGNFRCTQQSVGVENQLQHLASIIQVLDPKLHGHLERLGGGDYLFAFRMFMVLFRRELSFGDSLYLWEMMWALEYDPGICSTYEEDNTGAVVHKIEGKVKSIRQFGKYERENMKKRANDGDGPVPISVFLVASVLKENSTKLLQEARGIDDIIRILNNVNGNLDAKRACVVALKLHRKYHKKSW from the exons ATGAAGAGATGGGGCAGCAGCGGACAGGCCGCCGATTCCTTCTACCAGGTCCGCCCCGATTGCAGCCAAAACGTCCCCAACACCAAGTTCAAGATCAAG GCGGGGAAGACACTGAGCGTTAGGAAATGGCATGCTGCGTTCACGCGTGATGGATGCCTGGATATCGCCTCTGTTCTGAGCCGCATACAGAGAGGG GGTGTGCACCCCACGATCAGGGGAGAGGTTTGGGAGTTCTTGCTCGGCTGCTTTGACCCTGGGAGCACCTTCGATGAGAGGGACCAGATTAGGGAGCGGAGAAG GATGCAGTATGCCAGATGGAAGGAAGAATGCAAAGAGATGGATTCTCATGTCGGCAGTGGTAAAATCATCACCGCCCCGATTATAACTGAGGATGGATTCCCTATTAAGGATCCGTTGGTATTACTTGAGGCTACTTCAGACACGCAAGGTACTTCAATCGCCACCGGCAACAGTGGAAATGGAATTGAGAACCGTGTCTTGGATAAACAAATTATTGACTGGAAGCTTACCTTACATCAAATAG GCCTTGATGTTCTGCGCACTGACCGCACCATGGTATTTTATGAGAACAAAGATAACATTTCAAAGTTGTGGGATATTCTTGCTGTCTATGCATGGATCGACAAAGAAGTTGGTTATTGTCAAG GAATGAGTGATTTATGTTCACCCATGATAGTGCTACTCCACAATGAAGCAGATGCATTTTGGTGCTTTGAGAGATTGATGCGTAGACTG CGAGGTAATTTCAGATGCACACAACAGTCTGTTGGGGTGGAAAACCAGCTTCAGCATCTTGCTTCTATCATTCAGGTGCTTGATCCAAAGTTACATGGCCACCTAG AAAGACTTGGCGGGGGTGACTATCTCTTCGCATTCCGCATGTTCATGGTATTGTTCCGGCGAGAACTATCATTTGGGGACTCCTTGTACCTTTGGGAG ATGATGTGGGCTCTCGAATATGATCCTGGCATTTGCTCCACTTATGAAGAGGATAATACTGGGGCTGTGGTCCACAAAATTGAAGGAAAGGTAAAATCAATACGTCAGTTTGGTAAGTACGAGAGGGAGAATATGAAGAAGAGGGCAAACGATGGTGATGGACCTGTCCCTATTTCGGTCTTCCTGGTTGCTAGTGTCCTAAAAGAGAACAGTACAAAGCTTCTGCAAGAGGCTCGAGGGATTGATGACATTATTAGG ATATTGAATAATGTTAATGGAAATCTGGACGCCAAAAGAGCTTGCGTTGTTGCACTAAAGCTTCATAGGAAGTATCACAAAAAG TCTTGGTAG